One Cryobacterium psychrophilum DNA segment encodes these proteins:
- a CDS encoding 3-hydroxybutyrate dehydrogenase gives MTDTFQSPLTAQRSGPLAGKRAMVTGGASGIGAAITRSLSDQGAHVIVADMDAHGAAALAEEVGGSSWAVNLLKTEEFGEQGLAAAMDGVDILVNNAGIQRISPIQDFDPGDFRRILALMLEAPFLLIRAALPQMYERNFGRIINVSSVHGLRASPFKAAYVSAKHGLEGLSKVTALEGGAHGVTSNCVSPGYVNTPLVQKQIADQAIAHGIPESEVLSKIMLTESAIKRLVEPAEVGSLVGWLASEHAAMVTGSSYTMDGGWSAR, from the coding sequence ATGACTGACACATTCCAATCACCACTCACTGCACAGCGTTCCGGCCCGCTCGCAGGCAAGCGCGCGATGGTCACGGGGGGAGCGAGCGGAATCGGCGCCGCGATCACGCGCTCCCTCTCGGACCAGGGTGCGCACGTGATTGTTGCGGACATGGACGCTCATGGCGCCGCCGCGCTCGCCGAGGAGGTGGGGGGCTCGAGTTGGGCCGTCAACCTGCTCAAGACCGAAGAATTCGGTGAGCAGGGCCTCGCAGCAGCGATGGACGGCGTGGATATCCTCGTCAACAACGCGGGAATCCAGCGGATCAGCCCGATCCAGGACTTTGATCCGGGCGATTTCCGGCGCATCCTCGCGCTCATGCTCGAAGCCCCGTTCCTGCTCATTCGCGCGGCGCTGCCACAGATGTATGAGCGCAACTTCGGCCGCATCATCAACGTGTCGTCCGTGCACGGTCTGCGCGCATCGCCGTTCAAGGCCGCGTACGTGTCGGCCAAGCACGGGCTCGAGGGCCTCTCGAAGGTCACCGCACTGGAGGGCGGCGCGCACGGGGTGACGAGCAACTGCGTCAGCCCGGGTTACGTGAACACGCCGCTCGTGCAGAAGCAGATCGCCGACCAGGCCATCGCGCACGGTATCCCCGAGTCGGAGGTGCTGAGCAAGATCATGCTCACCGAAAGCGCCATCAAGCGCCTCGTGGAACCGGCCGAGGTCGGTTCCCTCGTGGGCTGGCTCGCGTCGGAGCACGCGGCCATGGTCACCGGCTCGAGCTACACCATGGATGGCGGCTGGTCGGCCCGCTAA
- a CDS encoding Flp pilus assembly complex ATPase component TadA, producing MTEAVRIITEQVRLRVRRDGVDLAADNALAEQYVRDEVRRYSERALGGSLPLLADEHQATREVVASLTGFGALQPFLDDPDIEEVWINGPARVFVARDGVPELTTLLLTERDVRDLVERMLQASGRRVDLSSPFVDASLPDGSRLHVVIPDAIRP from the coding sequence ATGACTGAGGCTGTACGTATTATTACCGAGCAGGTGCGCCTGCGCGTGCGCCGTGACGGCGTTGACCTGGCGGCCGATAACGCGCTCGCCGAGCAGTACGTGCGCGACGAGGTGCGGCGCTACAGCGAACGCGCCCTCGGTGGTTCGCTTCCGCTGCTCGCCGACGAGCACCAGGCGACACGGGAGGTCGTCGCATCGCTCACGGGCTTCGGCGCGCTGCAGCCGTTTCTCGATGATCCCGACATCGAGGAGGTCTGGATCAACGGGCCGGCGCGGGTGTTCGTGGCGCGAGACGGTGTGCCCGAGCTCACCACACTGCTTCTCACCGAGCGCGACGTTCGTGACCTGGTCGAGCGGATGCTGCAAGCCTCCGGCAGGCGGGTCGACCTCTCCTCGCCTTTTGTCGACGCGTCGCTGCCCGATGGCTCACGCCTCCACGTGGTGATTCCCGACGCTATACGTCCATAG
- a CDS encoding recombinase family protein, whose protein sequence is MSRAEAKPRAILYLRQSTYREESISLELQETAGRDHCAKHGYVVVGVEADPGISGRTWKRPAVVRVMDMIESKQADVVVLWRWSRLSRSRKDWALAVDRIEVAGGKIESATEPNDVSASGRFARGVMTELSAFESERIGEQWREVHVNRVSRGLPSGRLPWGWSSHERGVAQNPEQAPAIPQLYDLYLSGLGSRQLAAWLEQNGYRTYYGKPSWSHSTVTAILDSPFHSGQITYRGELFPGGHEGLITVKKFQQYQAMRVERADERAPRISYLLSGLMKCACGGTMHGFSNLMGKRSKVPFYGYRCHDAALNPNHGPANISIKFIDPNIFAWLETVGTMSDPAPDYAAAAAKVDSQRFAREILAVDAQMSTLTQHLAQGIVPERAYRAAVADMESRREVLSDSLRAIESMVVLAPENPAKIAQSLVEGWPTVPLQTKRAVIRSLVSSIVIDFSAPRTLTIVPRWGAPLAMDV, encoded by the coding sequence ATGAGCCGCGCGGAGGCCAAACCGCGGGCGATCCTGTACCTGCGCCAGTCCACATACCGCGAGGAATCCATCAGCCTTGAGCTGCAAGAGACTGCGGGCCGGGACCACTGCGCGAAACACGGATATGTCGTCGTCGGCGTCGAGGCCGACCCAGGCATCAGCGGCCGCACATGGAAGCGCCCTGCCGTCGTGCGAGTCATGGACATGATCGAGAGCAAACAAGCCGATGTCGTCGTGCTCTGGCGATGGTCGCGCCTCTCTCGATCACGCAAGGATTGGGCGCTTGCCGTCGATCGCATCGAAGTCGCCGGGGGAAAGATCGAGTCGGCGACGGAACCCAATGATGTATCCGCATCGGGCCGGTTCGCTCGTGGGGTCATGACCGAGCTGTCGGCATTCGAGTCGGAGCGCATCGGTGAGCAATGGCGGGAAGTGCACGTGAACCGCGTAAGCCGGGGGCTGCCCTCCGGACGGCTGCCGTGGGGATGGTCGAGCCACGAGAGAGGTGTCGCACAGAACCCGGAGCAGGCCCCCGCAATCCCGCAGCTGTACGACCTCTACCTGAGCGGCCTCGGCTCCCGGCAACTGGCCGCATGGCTTGAGCAGAACGGTTACCGCACCTACTACGGAAAACCGTCATGGTCACACTCCACGGTGACCGCTATCCTCGACTCGCCCTTTCACAGTGGCCAGATCACCTATCGTGGCGAGCTATTTCCCGGCGGCCACGAGGGGTTGATCACGGTGAAGAAATTCCAGCAGTACCAGGCGATGAGAGTCGAGCGGGCCGACGAGCGCGCTCCGAGAATTAGCTACCTGTTGTCAGGGCTCATGAAGTGCGCGTGCGGCGGCACGATGCACGGGTTTTCCAATCTCATGGGGAAGCGGTCGAAGGTGCCGTTCTACGGTTACCGGTGCCACGACGCCGCCCTGAACCCGAACCACGGGCCCGCGAATATCTCGATCAAGTTCATTGACCCCAATATTTTCGCGTGGCTTGAGACAGTGGGCACTATGAGCGACCCAGCGCCGGACTATGCTGCGGCCGCGGCGAAGGTGGACTCCCAGCGGTTCGCCCGCGAGATCCTGGCGGTAGACGCTCAAATGAGTACGCTCACGCAGCACCTTGCGCAGGGGATCGTTCCAGAGCGAGCGTACCGGGCGGCGGTCGCGGATATGGAGTCTCGGCGGGAAGTGCTCAGTGACTCGCTGCGGGCCATAGAGTCTATGGTCGTACTCGCGCCGGAAAACCCGGCGAAGATCGCGCAGAGCCTTGTGGAGGGCTGGCCTACGGTGCCTTTGCAGACGAAGCGCGCAGTGATCCGCAGCCTGGTGTCTAGCATCGTGATCGATTTCAGTGCACCGCGAACCTTGACGATTGTGCCTCGCTGGGGTGCCCCTTTAGCTATGGACGTATAG
- a CDS encoding helix-turn-helix domain-containing protein has product MPKGTAPKPGPVSLALAPLLNDAFLELLVTQKRFGEMLGGVPQSTVSLYLRGERAIDVDLFVTMCRVLSIDPVEVFAVAVRSTE; this is encoded by the coding sequence GTGCCAAAAGGAACCGCGCCCAAACCCGGCCCCGTGTCCCTGGCACTAGCACCGCTCCTCAACGACGCATTTCTCGAACTGCTCGTGACACAAAAGCGATTCGGAGAAATGCTCGGCGGGGTGCCGCAGTCGACAGTCTCGCTATACCTGCGCGGGGAACGGGCCATAGATGTGGACTTGTTCGTGACCATGTGCCGCGTGCTGAGCATCGACCCCGTGGAGGTATTTGCCGTAGCCGTGCGCTCTACGGAGTAG
- a CDS encoding helix-turn-helix domain-containing protein codes for MTARIDPLDLAVSTVLRGHQGQKNVTNVHLAATTGIHPRTLIRILEGHRAATVGELRLLAGVLGSTASEIAVEAERLIENA; via the coding sequence ATGACCGCAAGAATAGATCCCCTAGACCTCGCCGTAAGCACAGTGCTACGCGGCCACCAGGGACAAAAGAACGTCACGAACGTCCACCTGGCCGCCACGACCGGAATTCACCCTCGGACGCTCATTCGCATACTCGAAGGCCACCGGGCCGCGACGGTCGGCGAACTTCGCCTTCTAGCTGGCGTGCTCGGGTCGACCGCCTCGGAGATCGCCGTCGAGGCCGAGAGGCTCATCGAGAATGCCTGA